One region of Bosea sp. 29B genomic DNA includes:
- a CDS encoding ABC transporter substrate-binding protein, translating to MDQHRRSSLLTLAAMALASAISLPTLATAQQKEVRWGQWKGTEVGEKFMGELKAAFEKDHPDIKLTPVDSPFTGFHDRAIVLHQAKKLPDVLLVQVDWVAEFADLGMIEPIDARIAKEPKEFFSNIPETFHAKWKGKQYYLPIESGAVALFWNTDRFKEAGLSGPPKTWDEFAEYSRKLTNPDKRQFAITGTLQAEPPTNMTYDIYPLLLQGGATLMDPATNKAVFNSPEGVAAIEWYIERVNKDKVSVPGVLSNGEKEKRANFASGNVAMMFEGPWGVAIQKQLNPNLNYDIAPLPKGKSTGTMVRGSLNTISSQAQDKDAAWTFMKWLSGPKGIEMWAKGSGGFPARTDVANQDWFKERKLFQAFVTQMAQPNAQSPFLSMPNAVQMNKVMSTEIQNAVQGKKTAKQALDDAAAEWNKVLSAAK from the coding sequence ATGGATCAGCATCGCAGGTCTTCCTTGCTGACGCTCGCGGCGATGGCGCTCGCCTCGGCGATCAGCCTGCCGACGCTCGCAACTGCCCAGCAGAAGGAAGTTCGCTGGGGCCAGTGGAAGGGCACCGAGGTCGGCGAGAAGTTCATGGGCGAGCTCAAGGCCGCCTTCGAGAAGGACCATCCCGACATCAAGCTGACGCCGGTCGACTCGCCGTTCACCGGCTTCCATGACCGTGCCATCGTGCTGCATCAGGCCAAGAAGCTGCCGGACGTGCTGCTGGTCCAGGTCGACTGGGTGGCGGAGTTCGCCGATCTCGGCATGATCGAGCCGATCGATGCGCGCATCGCCAAGGAACCGAAGGAATTCTTCTCGAACATCCCGGAGACCTTCCATGCGAAGTGGAAGGGCAAGCAGTACTACCTGCCGATCGAGAGCGGCGCGGTCGCGCTGTTCTGGAACACCGACCGGTTCAAGGAAGCCGGCCTCTCTGGCCCGCCCAAGACCTGGGACGAGTTCGCCGAGTACTCGCGCAAGCTGACCAATCCGGACAAACGCCAGTTCGCGATCACCGGCACGCTCCAGGCCGAGCCGCCGACCAACATGACCTACGACATCTACCCGCTGCTGCTGCAGGGCGGCGCGACGCTCATGGACCCGGCGACCAACAAGGCCGTGTTCAACAGCCCCGAGGGCGTCGCCGCGATCGAATGGTACATCGAGCGGGTGAACAAGGACAAAGTCTCGGTGCCGGGCGTGCTGAGCAATGGCGAGAAGGAAAAGCGCGCCAACTTCGCCTCGGGCAATGTCGCGATGATGTTCGAGGGGCCCTGGGGCGTCGCCATCCAGAAGCAGCTCAACCCGAACCTCAACTATGACATCGCCCCGCTGCCGAAGGGCAAGAGCACCGGCACCATGGTGCGCGGCTCGCTCAACACCATCAGCAGCCAGGCGCAGGACAAGGACGCCGCCTGGACCTTCATGAAGTGGCTCTCGGGGCCGAAGGGCATCGAGATGTGGGCGAAGGGGTCGGGCGGTTTCCCGGCCCGCACCGACGTCGCCAACCAGGACTGGTTCAAGGAGCGCAAGCTCTTCCAGGCCTTCGTGACCCAGATGGCGCAGCCGAACGCGCAGTCGCCGTTCCTGTCGATGCCCAACGCCGTGCAGATGAACAAGGTGATGAGCACCGAGATCCAGAATGCGGTGCAGGGCAAGAAGACCGCCAAGCAGGCGCTGGATGACGCCGCGGCCGAGTGGAACAAGGTCCTCTCCGCGGCCAAGTGA